A genomic window from Micromonospora sp. WMMA1947 includes:
- a CDS encoding LacI family DNA-binding transcriptional regulator, with protein MTPPPRRVTQRDIARMAGVSQATVSLVLNNRTDADVRIAPETRDRVLQVIAETGYAADPAARRLASGFNRIIGVFTYEPAFPSGSRDFFHPFLLGIEEYAERVGCDLLLFTSAPVVDGRRRIFHQDNRLRLADGCILLGREIDGAELLRLNRDGFPYVAVGRRDDAGGPVPYVGADYASAVHRLAERAVELGHRRLTYVGMGTSAESSHDRRSGFHAGATGADSARQITATAGTADATVDDLRADGSTVAFVEDFATAVALEAAARRKGLTVPSDLSVVTLGDPTVPVPTDITFTGFRIPREEMGRQAVEVLTGVIDGSAGGLQQRLLPCELVEGDTLGVPGSAADRR; from the coding sequence GTGACCCCTCCCCCCAGGCGTGTCACCCAGCGTGACATCGCGCGCATGGCCGGCGTCAGCCAGGCGACCGTGTCGCTGGTGCTCAACAACCGCACCGACGCCGACGTCCGAATCGCGCCGGAGACACGGGACCGGGTGTTGCAGGTCATCGCCGAGACGGGATACGCCGCCGACCCGGCCGCCCGCCGCCTCGCCTCCGGGTTCAACCGGATCATCGGCGTCTTCACCTACGAGCCGGCCTTCCCCAGCGGCAGCCGGGACTTCTTTCACCCGTTCCTGCTCGGCATCGAGGAGTACGCCGAACGGGTCGGCTGCGACCTGCTGCTGTTCACCAGCGCCCCGGTGGTGGACGGCCGGCGGCGCATCTTCCACCAGGACAACCGGCTGCGGCTGGCCGACGGCTGCATCCTGCTCGGCCGGGAGATCGACGGCGCGGAGCTGCTCCGGCTCAATCGCGACGGGTTCCCCTACGTCGCCGTCGGACGCCGCGACGACGCCGGCGGCCCGGTGCCCTACGTCGGCGCCGACTACGCCAGCGCGGTCCACCGGCTGGCCGAGCGGGCGGTGGAGCTGGGACACCGGCGCCTGACGTACGTGGGCATGGGCACCTCGGCCGAGTCATCGCACGACCGGCGCAGCGGTTTCCACGCCGGCGCGACCGGCGCGGACAGCGCCCGCCAGATCACCGCGACGGCGGGGACGGCCGACGCCACAGTGGACGACCTGCGGGCCGACGGCAGCACCGTCGCCTTCGTGGAGGACTTCGCCACCGCCGTGGCACTCGAGGCGGCCGCCCGCCGCAAGGGGCTCACGGTGCCCAGTGACCTGTCCGTCGTGACCCTTGGCGACCCGACCGTCCCGGTGCCCACCGACATCACGTTCACCGGGTTCCGCATCCCGCGCGAGGAGATGGGCCGCCAGGCCGTCGAGGTGCTGACCGGCGTCATCGACGGCAGCGCCGGCGGCCTCCAGCAACGGCTCCTGCCCTGCGAACTCGTCGAGGGCGACACCCTCGGCGTCCCTGGATCGGCGGCCGACCGGCGCTGA
- a CDS encoding sugar ABC transporter substrate-binding protein — MRYGRLSGLVTAAMTGVLALTACGGGGDAKDDGPASLRMTVWSANEAHLKLFNEIADEYRKNNPDVAEIKFDPLPFENYTTTLTTQIAGGNAPDLAWIFENSAPDFVASGALSPLDDTLKKADGYQYDDLSPATLKLWRNDGKLFAYPFSTSPFGVFVNNDMLKKAGQKTPAELIAAGQWTWDTALAAAGATAAKSGKAGLVVRDFDYKGWDNLATFWTGWGAQAWSEDGRSCGFNSPEMVEAMTTLHKAIFTGKALPGPGTTADFFAGDAAMTVTQISRASLLKENGFDWDLVPLPAGPKGPYAVVGQAGIGVMKKSPHAEQAADFLAFFTNPTNSAKLAQFFPPPRQSQLTAETLAKTNPKLKPEQLQKVVIDGITNGTVKPSHSGQAELSQQVRAALDPLWKADADVKGVLDGVCSKIQPLLAK, encoded by the coding sequence GTGAGATACGGAAGACTGTCCGGCCTGGTCACGGCGGCCATGACCGGTGTGCTCGCCCTGACCGCCTGCGGCGGTGGCGGCGACGCCAAGGACGACGGTCCGGCGAGCCTGCGGATGACCGTCTGGTCGGCGAACGAGGCGCACCTCAAGCTGTTCAACGAGATCGCCGACGAGTACCGCAAGAACAACCCGGACGTCGCGGAGATCAAGTTCGATCCGCTGCCGTTCGAGAACTACACCACGACGCTGACCACGCAGATCGCCGGCGGCAACGCGCCGGACCTCGCGTGGATCTTCGAGAACTCGGCACCGGACTTCGTCGCCTCCGGCGCGCTGAGCCCGCTCGACGACACGCTGAAGAAGGCCGACGGCTACCAGTACGACGACCTGTCCCCCGCCACGCTGAAGCTCTGGCGCAACGACGGGAAGCTCTTCGCGTATCCGTTCTCGACCTCGCCGTTCGGCGTGTTCGTGAACAACGACATGCTCAAGAAGGCCGGGCAGAAGACCCCGGCCGAGCTGATCGCGGCCGGGCAGTGGACCTGGGACACCGCGCTCGCCGCGGCCGGCGCCACCGCCGCGAAGTCGGGCAAGGCCGGGCTCGTGGTCCGCGACTTCGACTACAAGGGCTGGGACAACCTGGCCACGTTCTGGACCGGCTGGGGTGCCCAGGCGTGGAGCGAGGACGGCCGCAGCTGCGGGTTCAACAGCCCGGAGATGGTCGAGGCGATGACCACGCTGCACAAGGCGATCTTCACCGGCAAGGCGCTGCCCGGTCCGGGCACGACCGCCGACTTCTTCGCCGGTGACGCCGCCATGACCGTCACCCAGATCTCCCGTGCCTCGCTGCTGAAGGAGAACGGCTTCGACTGGGACCTGGTCCCGCTGCCGGCCGGCCCGAAGGGCCCGTACGCGGTGGTCGGCCAGGCCGGCATCGGCGTGATGAAGAAGAGCCCGCACGCCGAGCAGGCCGCCGACTTCCTGGCCTTCTTCACCAACCCCACCAACTCGGCGAAGCTGGCCCAGTTCTTCCCGCCGCCGCGGCAGTCCCAGCTGACCGCCGAGACGCTTGCGAAGACGAACCCGAAGCTCAAGCCGGAGCAGCTGCAGAAGGTCGTCATCGACGGCATCACCAACGGCACCGTCAAGCCCAGCCACTCCGGGCAGGCCGAGCTGAGCCAGCAGGTGCGCGCCGCGCTCGACCCGCTGTGGAAGGCGGACGCGGACGTCAAGGGCGTACTCGACGGCGTCTGCTCCAAGATCCAGCCGCTGCTGGCGAAGTAG
- a CDS encoding FAD-dependent oxidoreductase, which produces MRADVLVVGGGLGGVAAALAAARAGRSVILTEEFDWLGGQLTSQAVPPDEHSWIEQFGATASYRELRDGIRDYYRRHYPLTERSRAWTDLNPGAGWVSRLCHEPRVAVAVLEQMLAPYRGSGRLTVLQPYRPVAAETDGDRVTGVTLVHRDRDERIEVEAPYVLDATETGELLPLTGTEYVTGFESQAQTGEPSAPAEAQPLNMQAVSVCFALDHVDGDHTIDRPAGYDFWRDYKPDFWGDRLLSWRSPHPRTLEIVERSFTPNPDDDPLGVNADQRLNPGDGNLWTFRRIAARRNFVDGAYGSDITLVNWPMIDYFEGPVIDVPNASWHLSQARELSYSVLYWLQTEAPRPDGGTGYPGLRLRGDVTGSPDGLAQAPYIRESRRIRAEYTVVEQDLSLAVRGEHGAVSYPDSIGVGMYRIDLHPSTGGDNYIDVGSCPFEIPLGALIPQRMENLLPAGKNIGTTHITNGSYRLHPVEWNVGEVAGLLADFCLARGESPRAVRGTPRLLAEFTDRISAAGVECRWPQIAGY; this is translated from the coding sequence ATGCGTGCGGACGTCCTCGTCGTCGGGGGCGGACTGGGCGGTGTCGCCGCGGCGCTGGCCGCGGCCCGTGCCGGCCGGTCCGTCATCCTGACCGAGGAGTTCGACTGGCTCGGCGGGCAGCTCACCAGCCAGGCGGTCCCGCCGGACGAGCACTCCTGGATCGAGCAGTTCGGCGCCACCGCGAGCTACCGGGAGTTGCGCGACGGCATCCGCGACTACTACCGCCGCCACTACCCGCTGACCGAGCGGTCCCGGGCGTGGACCGACCTGAACCCGGGCGCCGGCTGGGTGAGCCGGCTCTGCCACGAGCCCCGGGTCGCGGTCGCCGTCCTGGAGCAGATGCTCGCGCCGTACCGGGGGTCCGGGCGGCTGACGGTGCTGCAGCCGTACCGGCCCGTCGCGGCCGAGACCGACGGCGACCGGGTCACCGGCGTGACGCTCGTCCACCGGGACCGCGACGAGCGGATCGAGGTGGAGGCGCCGTACGTCCTGGACGCCACCGAGACCGGTGAGCTGCTGCCGCTGACCGGCACCGAGTACGTGACCGGGTTCGAGTCGCAGGCGCAGACCGGTGAGCCGAGCGCGCCCGCCGAGGCGCAGCCGCTGAACATGCAGGCGGTGTCGGTCTGCTTCGCACTCGACCACGTCGACGGCGACCACACCATCGACCGGCCCGCCGGCTACGACTTCTGGCGCGACTACAAGCCGGACTTCTGGGGCGACCGGCTGCTGTCCTGGCGGTCGCCGCACCCGCGCACGCTGGAGATCGTCGAGCGCAGCTTCACCCCCAACCCGGACGACGACCCGCTGGGCGTCAACGCCGACCAGCGGCTCAACCCGGGCGACGGCAACCTTTGGACGTTCCGGCGCATCGCCGCGCGGCGCAACTTCGTCGACGGCGCGTACGGCAGCGACATCACGCTCGTCAACTGGCCGATGATCGACTATTTCGAGGGCCCGGTCATCGACGTGCCGAACGCGTCCTGGCACCTGTCCCAGGCGCGCGAGCTGTCGTACTCCGTCCTGTACTGGCTGCAGACCGAGGCGCCCCGCCCCGACGGCGGCACCGGCTACCCGGGGCTGCGGCTGCGCGGCGACGTGACCGGCAGCCCCGACGGGCTGGCGCAGGCGCCCTACATCCGGGAGTCGCGTCGCATCCGCGCCGAGTACACGGTGGTCGAGCAGGACCTCTCCCTGGCCGTACGCGGCGAGCACGGCGCGGTGAGCTACCCCGACTCGATCGGCGTCGGCATGTACCGCATCGACCTGCACCCGTCGACCGGTGGCGACAACTACATCGACGTCGGCTCCTGCCCGTTCGAGATCCCGCTCGGCGCGCTCATCCCGCAGCGGATGGAGAACCTGCTGCCGGCCGGCAAGAACATCGGTACCACGCACATCACCAACGGCAGCTACCGACTGCACCCGGTCGAGTGGAACGTCGGTGAGGTCGCCGGCCTGCTGGCCGACTTCTGCCTTGCGCGGGGCGAGTCCCCGCGCGCGGTCCGCGGCACCCCCCGCCTGCTGGCCGAATTCACGGACCGCATCTCGGCCGCCGGCGTGGAATGCCGCTGGCCGCAGATCGCGGGCTACTGA
- a CDS encoding serine/threonine protein kinase, with protein sequence MREVVIAGRYRLLELVGRGGMGQVWRARDEELQREVAVKQVVPPNWLAENERDELRARTLREARTSARLNHPNVVRVYDVVRVQGEPWLIMEYVPSRSLQEIIENDGPLPPGRAAEIGLSVLAALRAAHEAGVLHRDVKPANVLLARDGRVLLTDFGLAVFEGGDGAMTRPGLVLGSPQYVAPERAAEGVSSVEADMWSLGATLHAAVEGRSPYARSTAMATLAALATRPPDPAPHAGPLTPVLTGLLRRDPRTRLGHRETARLLGVAAVSEADAEAAGSAGRATAASSDRPAGGRENDVAARAGAGDEPGPPGSPAAAPGGIYPDLMPPAAAARAWSRAAKRSEWAPPTEGDRASPSGDVADTSGPAAPSGTASRPVPTGRADAVGQSSPGGRSGALRRADTGDPSSSTGRGEANRRADANSGASVVGDPAANGSGAVGGSAGTGSGAVGRAGAVGRAAAVGRAVPPGQSRSGEPERGRDGEPERGRAGAPERGTAGEPGQAAPGATVEPPRGGPARPGPISLGPTVLTSFVDPGSPAGPESAPRADALSPVHIVGPGAAPVTTPPPVAHSGPVDSGAVHPAPPRPAGVPRPAEPPVPAGGGNPLHRWGLVLGAVLLAVATGVGTALAITGGRDDPPQGDRSREAVAQPWDRPPGPGAPPPPFPCVRPDVAGTPVRKGPPPDNPPVAVPAGWVWPADTGGFRIALPAGWLQLRSGDTTCFQDPATRRILGVEPYPGGDPVGRLKSSERDLTSAGRLPQYEKIRLEADGPGAAWECVWTAPYGERMRALRVLPGERAGWTLGWTTSDADWPAASKQFAVIRASLGTVRPTRTAG encoded by the coding sequence GTGCGGGAGGTAGTGATCGCGGGGCGGTACCGCCTGCTCGAACTGGTCGGCCGCGGCGGGATGGGCCAGGTCTGGCGGGCGCGCGACGAGGAGCTGCAACGCGAGGTCGCGGTGAAGCAGGTCGTGCCGCCGAACTGGCTCGCCGAGAACGAGCGGGACGAACTGCGCGCCCGTACGCTGCGCGAGGCGCGGACGTCGGCGCGCCTCAACCACCCCAACGTGGTGCGGGTCTACGACGTGGTCCGGGTCCAGGGCGAACCCTGGCTGATCATGGAGTACGTCCCGTCCCGCTCGCTCCAGGAGATCATCGAGAACGACGGCCCGCTTCCGCCCGGGCGGGCCGCCGAGATCGGCCTGTCGGTGCTCGCCGCGCTGCGCGCCGCGCACGAAGCCGGAGTGCTGCACCGGGACGTGAAGCCCGCGAACGTGCTGCTGGCCCGGGACGGCCGGGTCCTGCTCACCGACTTCGGGCTGGCCGTGTTCGAGGGCGGCGACGGCGCGATGACCCGGCCCGGCCTGGTCCTCGGCTCCCCCCAGTACGTGGCACCGGAACGGGCCGCCGAGGGCGTGTCCAGCGTCGAGGCGGACATGTGGTCGCTCGGCGCCACGCTGCACGCCGCGGTGGAGGGCCGCTCGCCGTACGCCCGCAGCACCGCGATGGCCACGCTCGCCGCGCTCGCCACCCGGCCGCCCGATCCGGCCCCGCACGCCGGCCCGCTGACACCGGTGCTGACCGGGCTGCTGCGCCGCGATCCGCGTACCCGCCTCGGGCACCGCGAGACGGCCCGCCTGCTCGGCGTCGCCGCGGTGTCGGAGGCCGACGCGGAGGCCGCCGGGTCCGCGGGCCGCGCCACCGCCGCGTCGTCCGACCGGCCCGCCGGCGGACGCGAGAACGACGTCGCGGCGCGGGCCGGGGCCGGTGACGAGCCGGGGCCACCGGGCAGCCCGGCAGCGGCTCCCGGCGGCATCTACCCGGACCTGATGCCACCGGCCGCCGCCGCCCGGGCGTGGAGCCGGGCGGCGAAGCGCAGCGAATGGGCGCCGCCCACCGAGGGCGACCGCGCGTCACCATCGGGCGACGTGGCGGACACGTCCGGCCCGGCGGCTCCCTCCGGTACGGCGTCCCGGCCGGTCCCCACCGGACGGGCGGACGCCGTCGGTCAGTCGTCCCCGGGCGGTCGTTCGGGCGCACTCCGGCGCGCGGACACGGGCGACCCCTCGTCCTCGACCGGCCGTGGGGAGGCGAACCGCCGTGCGGATGCGAACAGCGGCGCGAGCGTGGTCGGTGACCCGGCGGCCAACGGCTCGGGTGCGGTCGGCGGCTCGGCCGGGACCGGCTCGGGCGCTGTCGGCCGCGCGGGCGCTGTCGGCCGCGCGGCCGCGGTCGGCCGGGCCGTGCCACCCGGGCAGAGCCGGAGCGGCGAGCCGGAGCGGGGCCGGGACGGTGAACCGGAACGGGGCCGAGCGGGTGCGCCGGAGCGAGGCACCGCGGGTGAACCCGGGCAGGCCGCTCCCGGCGCGACAGTGGAGCCGCCCCGGGGCGGGCCGGCCCGCCCGGGCCCGATCAGCCTCGGTCCGACGGTCCTCACCAGCTTCGTCGACCCGGGCAGCCCGGCCGGCCCCGAGTCGGCACCCCGCGCCGACGCCCTCAGCCCGGTGCACATCGTCGGCCCCGGCGCCGCGCCGGTCACCACGCCTCCCCCCGTCGCACACAGCGGGCCGGTCGACAGCGGCGCGGTGCATCCCGCCCCGCCCCGGCCCGCCGGGGTCCCCCGCCCCGCCGAGCCTCCGGTCCCGGCCGGGGGCGGAAACCCGCTGCACCGGTGGGGACTCGTCCTGGGGGCCGTGCTGCTCGCCGTGGCGACGGGTGTGGGCACCGCGCTGGCGATCACCGGTGGTCGCGACGATCCACCGCAGGGGGACCGCTCCCGCGAGGCCGTCGCACAGCCCTGGGACCGCCCGCCCGGGCCGGGGGCGCCGCCTCCGCCGTTCCCGTGCGTCCGGCCCGACGTGGCCGGCACGCCGGTCCGCAAGGGGCCGCCCCCGGACAACCCGCCGGTGGCGGTTCCCGCCGGCTGGGTCTGGCCCGCCGACACCGGCGGCTTCCGCATCGCCCTGCCCGCCGGCTGGCTGCAACTGCGCTCCGGTGACACCACCTGCTTCCAGGATCCGGCCACGCGGCGCATCCTGGGCGTCGAGCCGTACCCGGGCGGTGACCCGGTGGGCCGGCTGAAGTCGTCCGAGCGGGACCTGACCTCCGCGGGCCGGCTTCCGCAGTACGAGAAGATCCGGCTGGAGGCCGACGGACCGGGCGCGGCGTGGGAGTGCGTCTGGACCGCACCCTACGGAGAGCGGATGCGCGCGTTGCGCGTCCTGCCCGGCGAGCGGGCCGGCTGGACGCTCGGCTGGACCACGTCCGACGCCGACTGGCCGGCCGCCTCGAAGCAGTTCGCCGTCATCCGCGCGAGCCTGGGGACGGTCCGGCCCACCCGGACGGCGGGCTGA
- a CDS encoding metal-dependent hydrolase — protein sequence MMGPSHALSGAAVWLTGSWAMAQFADYHQTPLALAVGTAVCAGGALFPDLDLSGKVTRNQGGATVARTFGVVSLFVAEVMEKISLGVYYATKLSKDPRRNNGHRTLTHTIPFTVLVGWGTTALCAHYGKWAVVGILFFMIGLALRGLFDRWAERAGWVVVTLVSAAAAWFTFANLPGDRGYPMIGLAVGVGCFVHILGDMITRAGVPILWPIPIKRRMWTMIGLPNKIALRTGSKAETVVLRTAMTILSVLAAVGLVAPSVLQRFDIQV from the coding sequence ATGATGGGACCGTCCCACGCGCTCTCGGGCGCGGCGGTGTGGCTGACCGGCTCCTGGGCGATGGCCCAGTTCGCGGACTACCACCAGACACCGCTGGCCCTGGCGGTGGGCACCGCGGTCTGCGCCGGCGGGGCGCTCTTTCCCGACCTCGACCTGTCCGGCAAGGTAACCCGCAACCAGGGCGGCGCCACCGTGGCCCGCACCTTCGGCGTGGTCAGCCTCTTCGTCGCCGAGGTGATGGAGAAGATCTCGCTCGGCGTCTACTACGCCACCAAGCTGAGCAAGGATCCGCGCCGCAACAACGGGCACCGCACGCTGACCCACACCATCCCGTTCACCGTGCTCGTCGGCTGGGGCACCACCGCGCTGTGCGCCCACTACGGCAAGTGGGCGGTGGTCGGCATCCTCTTCTTCATGATCGGCCTGGCGCTGCGCGGGCTGTTCGACAGGTGGGCCGAGCGCGCCGGCTGGGTGGTGGTCACGCTGGTGTCCGCCGCCGCGGCCTGGTTCACGTTCGCCAACCTGCCCGGCGACCGGGGCTACCCGATGATCGGGCTCGCGGTCGGGGTGGGTTGTTTCGTGCACATCCTCGGCGACATGATCACCCGGGCCGGGGTGCCGATCCTGTGGCCCATCCCGATCAAACGGCGGATGTGGACGATGATCGGCCTGCCCAACAAGATCGCTCTGCGTACCGGCAGCAAGGCCGAGACGGTGGTGCTGCGCACCGCGATGACGATCCTGTCCGTGCTGGCCGCGGTGGGGCTGGTCGCGCCCTCGGTGCTGCAGCGCTTCGACATCCAGGTGTAG
- a CDS encoding sugar ABC transporter permease: protein MTQTDTRVGPAAAGPAPGRARPFWTTRRRDQLTGYLFITPQLLGSVVFVILPLVLVVWYSLHEWNVLAGSFDYIGTDNYAALADDPNLGPVLRSTGLFSVGLVVFNLGLALLLAVLLNQRLRGTIVFRTLFFSPVVVSLVAWTIVWGFLLQDNGGINGLLDTIGVDGPNWLRGEGTAMLSVIVVQVFKNVGLNMVLFLAALQGVPAELYEAAEVDGASRLRQFWRITVPLISPTIMLTSIITVVGSLQVFAQIAVLTQGGPGTSTTVLVYYLYQQAFQFHHFGYGATLSILLFVIVLALTVLQWQMRKRWVFHES from the coding sequence ATGACCCAGACGGACACCAGGGTGGGCCCGGCTGCTGCCGGGCCCGCCCCGGGCCGGGCCCGGCCGTTCTGGACCACCCGCCGCCGGGACCAGCTCACCGGATACCTGTTCATCACCCCGCAGCTGCTCGGCAGCGTGGTCTTCGTGATCCTGCCGCTGGTCCTCGTGGTCTGGTACAGCCTCCACGAGTGGAACGTGCTGGCCGGCAGCTTCGACTACATCGGCACCGACAACTACGCCGCGCTGGCCGACGACCCCAACCTGGGCCCGGTGCTGCGGTCGACCGGCCTGTTCTCGGTCGGCCTGGTCGTGTTCAACCTCGGCCTGGCGTTGCTGCTGGCCGTCCTGCTCAACCAGAGGCTGCGCGGGACCATCGTCTTCCGCACCCTGTTCTTCTCCCCCGTGGTGGTCTCGCTGGTCGCGTGGACCATCGTCTGGGGCTTCCTGCTGCAGGACAACGGCGGCATCAACGGCCTGCTCGACACCATCGGCGTCGACGGCCCCAACTGGCTGCGCGGCGAGGGCACGGCGATGCTGTCGGTGATCGTCGTGCAGGTGTTCAAGAACGTCGGCCTGAACATGGTGCTGTTCCTGGCCGCCCTGCAGGGTGTGCCGGCCGAGCTGTACGAGGCCGCCGAGGTCGACGGCGCGAGCCGGCTGCGCCAGTTCTGGCGGATCACCGTGCCGCTGATCAGCCCGACGATCATGCTTACGTCGATCATCACGGTGGTCGGCTCGCTGCAGGTCTTCGCGCAGATCGCGGTGCTCACCCAGGGTGGGCCCGGCACCTCGACCACGGTGCTCGTCTACTACCTCTACCAGCAGGCCTTCCAGTTCCATCACTTCGGCTACGGCGCCACGCTGTCGATCCTGCTGTTCGTCATCGTGCTCGCGCTGACAGTGCTGCAGTGGCAGATGCGCAAGAGGTGGGTCTTCCATGAATCGTGA
- a CDS encoding glycosyltransferase family 4 protein: MSADAEVIDIQPARRLRVLLLSWEYPPVLVGGLGRHVHALSVALAAAGHEVTVVTRHAAGAPLEEYADGVRVVRAAEDPVRFPLATDSLLAWTMAFNHTLTRAALRAASSASYDVIHAHDWLVAHTAVTLAEHLDVPLVTTIHATEAGRHQGWLPEEMNRTIHGVEHWLSNASGRVIACSGYMRDQVARLFGVPAGRIDVVANGVDDRAWRARPHAVASARARFAAGGPLVGYAGRLVYEKGVQHLVHAVPHLAKRHPGLRVVIAGDGPYRDELVDQARRLHLGDTVRFAGFMDATQLPAVLAATDATVIPSLYEPFGMIALEAAAAGAPLAVARTGGLAEIVEPGVTGVTFPHGDPDALAGAVDRLLGDEVFARRVARKARTMVSRRYTWSAIAARTAAAYATARRDHDAFQARRATALLAGDRSSIAVPEGNLLAGAAS; this comes from the coding sequence GTGTCAGCTGACGCCGAAGTGATCGACATCCAGCCCGCCCGGCGCCTGCGGGTGCTGCTGCTCTCCTGGGAGTACCCGCCGGTGCTCGTCGGTGGCCTCGGCCGCCACGTCCACGCGCTGTCCGTGGCGCTGGCCGCCGCCGGGCACGAGGTCACCGTCGTCACCCGCCACGCCGCGGGCGCTCCCCTCGAGGAGTACGCCGACGGCGTGCGCGTCGTCCGCGCCGCCGAGGACCCGGTCCGGTTCCCGCTCGCCACCGATTCGCTGCTGGCCTGGACCATGGCGTTCAACCACACGCTGACCCGGGCCGCGCTGCGCGCCGCCTCGTCCGCCTCCTACGACGTGATCCACGCCCACGACTGGCTCGTCGCGCACACCGCCGTCACGCTGGCCGAACACCTGGACGTGCCGCTGGTGACCACCATCCACGCCACCGAGGCGGGCCGGCACCAGGGCTGGCTGCCGGAGGAGATGAACCGCACCATCCACGGCGTCGAGCACTGGCTGAGCAACGCCTCCGGGCGGGTGATCGCCTGCTCCGGATACATGCGCGACCAGGTGGCCCGGCTGTTCGGCGTACCGGCCGGGCGCATCGACGTGGTCGCCAACGGCGTCGACGACCGGGCCTGGCGTGCCCGGCCGCACGCGGTCGCCTCCGCCCGGGCACGCTTCGCCGCGGGCGGGCCGCTCGTCGGGTACGCCGGCCGGCTGGTCTACGAGAAGGGCGTGCAGCACCTGGTGCACGCCGTGCCGCACCTGGCGAAGCGGCACCCCGGCCTGCGGGTGGTGATCGCCGGGGACGGGCCGTACCGCGACGAACTGGTCGACCAGGCGCGGCGGCTGCACCTCGGGGACACCGTCCGGTTCGCCGGTTTCATGGACGCCACCCAGCTTCCCGCGGTGCTCGCCGCCACCGACGCCACGGTGATCCCCAGCCTCTACGAGCCGTTCGGCATGATCGCGCTGGAGGCGGCAGCGGCCGGCGCGCCGCTCGCTGTCGCGCGTACCGGCGGGCTCGCCGAGATCGTCGAGCCCGGGGTGACCGGGGTGACGTTCCCGCACGGCGACCCGGACGCGCTGGCCGGTGCCGTCGACCGGCTGCTCGGCGACGAGGTGTTCGCCCGGAGGGTGGCGCGCAAGGCCCGGACCATGGTCAGCCGTCGGTACACCTGGTCGGCCATCGCCGCCCGGACCGCCGCCGCCTACGCCACCGCCCGCCGCGACCACGACGCGTTCCAGGCCCGCCGGGCCACCGCCCTGCTGGCCGGCGACCGGTCGTCGATCGCCGTCCCGGAGGGGAATCTGCTCGCCGGCGCGGCAAGTTAG